The DNA region gttttgatactcaTTCGCTGGCaaagcacgacctctggtgagagaatgggatagaactttccagaactgGGTAATCAAGAACGCGGATATTGACTAATTaacgaaaagtgtaggacgagttcatcatgcatcCCGGGCAGATACCTTAGATCGGAATTCGATTAATACAAAAAGTTAATAGATAAATTGGAACAATTAATGCGATTGTAGTATTAATGGAAAGAACCTTCCAGGATGGGGTGCCCAGAAACGGGTTGACTAAATGACATCATGGCGGAAAGTGTAGGGCAAGTTACCATCGGGCAGATACTTTAATTgaatctgacaactttggtttaaaatatgcatgcaaatggataataatgcataacctagtgtgttttaatttcatacattttataccTCGACAGATAAGATTGAATGTAAACCTTAGATATAAACCTTAGATAGGCCATGATTAATGAACAGATTATTGGTTTCTACGTCTATATGGATAAATGGTGTATGTATAAAACGGGGAAGTTTATAAggaatgccccccccccccccccccaattgtttttcaaaacagtcttttatctgaaattcttatttacGACAGCAatagaacttttatttaaaattgacccaaagaaccaaatttagagagagagagagagagagaaagagagagagagagagtaaatacccattcactggtttgaaataaatacaattaaaaagtttattttttttcagtcagctgcaacaaacaGGATTAATGccaagtacatatatatattatccATTTCAGCTGAGATTTTTCATCCCTGCCCTCTCCTCTAAATATCCAACAAtgcagtttgttttttatttcgatTAAGAATAAGATAAGGAAAATAATCGGTTTATCATCTATAGtgtattcctatagtaaatgtacctctattttgagatggtccctaaaaaagaaccagacggtcgattttctttaaactgtGCAAAGTAACTAGAATtggtttaaatgacatatggttaaaaaatgaagagatttgctattgtagtttttccgcaaaaaccCCAAATCGGCCTTCTTAAATTGCTAAAGGTTTTTAACCTTCAAACTTGTTATAACTGGATTAGACAGAAATAGAGGGAAAATACTCGGTAGATGCAAATATATCGattgacattttaaaatcaaatccgCAACTCTTATTCTACATAACAGGAATAAGGGACAGACTTGCGACAAACCAACTGTTATTAgcgacgactttatttcgcgactCACTACCAAGAATGAACAAGACAACAGATGTttgcgaccaagccttatccagactCGCGTTGATATAACAACCATATGACAAAAAATGGTTCGCGACGAGAAGTACTCGCGAAAATTTCTCACACGCGAATAAACGCTGGTTTACAGCATTTCTTGCACGCAAATATTAACGACTTTGAGCGCTGAAACAGAAATTCTTTTagtgaaacaaaattaataaatatcaatCGCAGAAATGTTACTTAAATTAACCAGTGCATAATTAATAAtcttattgtcatttattaattttcaattataaCTCTTTGAacaaagtttcagcttttctggatAAATCGATCGGTATTGAGGAGTTGTCTTTGTTTATTCTTATGAAAAAGTTTGACCCCCATTATCGCCCCACCTTATCCACAGGgtttatgatttgaacaaacttgaatctgcattgaggatgcttccacactaGTTTCACATTTTctggaccatgatttgaacaaacttggatATACCATACCCGGGGTTGCTTTCCAGGTTCAACTTTTTCGGTGAAACTGTTAACACACTTACATTCCCTTCACCTAAAGATGCTTTGTGCCGAGTTTGAATAAGATTGGCCGAGTTGTTCAGGAAAAAAAGGGTGAAATTCTGAAAAGTTTATGACGATgacaacaaaaatacaaaacaacaacaacaacaacgacagACAATGCAACGGATAAAGATAAGAAAAACCCACTTGAGCGTTTCGGCATATGTAAGCTTATAACTATATATCCATCCCCAACATTTGTTAATGTTAACAAAATCTGAGATAGTATGgaaagttttaaattctaaaatgtttgaaatagagtaatcttttgaaaatatatttgttcactttgtattttatttaaagaaggGCCAAGACTTCCATGTACACTTGATTGGGGAATTTCAATGCTTTTTATACATATTATgtgtatatgtacatatgtttattGTCAACGTTCTATCGTCCATTCAATTAAGTAGACTACTTATTTTTAAGTTTCTTATTCAAAACAGGAAATCTAGACTAACTGATTTACGTTGAATATTTAATAGAACATCAACGGAATATTCTTTCCTCTATTTCTATGGAAACAAACAAGCaatataataaatgtatcaCATGTAACAAACATGTGACAAAGTCGATTTATGACAATATTGTAAGCAATTGGTCCATATATGAACAAAAGATTACATCATCAAATCAGGCGTGaagtattgttgttttttttttttttaagtggaagGGCCAGGCTCatccaaaaaaaatcttgacaagctaAAAAGCTTTAAAGAATAAGAAAGAACAATTCAGAAATTGTCTAAATCctgtaaatttaacaaaattgtatgctgcaagaaaaagtgggacccccccccccccctcccgacaCACCGTGATCCTTCGTGCCTAAAAATAAGCCTAATTCGCTGTTACTGATTCAAATTCTTGTACTTGAAATGAATTTATGATGgtggtttatttttatgaacatGGTTATGTTATATTCAATACATTGTAATGACCTCTGACCCTGGTCTGCCCACTACCATACATAgatcttaaaattttatgatatgGATTGTTAAGCTAAATTAAACTTAAGAAAAGAAGGaatccatatattttacctttcagattgggtattttcctatatttttatcaggagcttttcttttaaaggagaccGATAAAGTCTAAAATGACCACGACCATCGAGCCCTCTTAATCACCTGGAGACCCAGTGTGTCAGGACTTCCCTGTAACCGTTCTCTATTCAAATCTACTTGTCATTGATGTTTCTGAGTACTATGTACCCATATCATGTGTTCCTTGTTATATTGAAGTTAAAGCTTTTTAACAAGCATTTTACTatgaaaaatagaaattgaGATAGGAATGGGGCACCTGTCAATATTGATGTGGATAAAGTGCGTTATAATCAGAATACTCtcactggtttagaattttcaaattttacaatattgattaaaaaatgttttaatttttttttgaaattctaaaattatGAAAGCCTCagcgggattcaaactcatgactaaCAGATTTGTAACGGACACTCTAACTTACCCTTTGCACGATGCTGTTCTGTTGCACATTCGAAGAAGAAACCATTTCAGtgtaaaattatacttgattttattgtttttgtgtCACATTAtagaggtgtcccataccaccttaattgaAGATTGGTTGTGAATTAAAGGTATACTATCTCGTGAACTCTTTACCGTCAGAGATTGTGCACGAATGTTCTTACTATGGGCTCCAAACTGACATACCATCGGAATAACAACGAGAACCGTTGGCAAGAGCAGAAGCACCTCATATTTAGTTAAAAGTAGCATAGTTTGGCGTGGTTAAGATGATGTAAAACGTAGAGGAAAGTAGTACTCAATGTTCAAATTCCCCACGAAGCGATACTTCACACCGCCACTTTTTCCGTGGCACTAATTTTTGCGTATCACGTGGCGTTTATTCTTCCATTAACCAACAAAGATTAAATACGTCACAAATGTGGTATCAATCCGCaagacttttttgtttttagaatttgaaatagCATTTATGAGATTTATCAATTTTAGACAAATACATTAAGTTTGTACACATGTTCTTTCTTCATTGGTGTTCAGCAACAatccaattatttttttgtatgtaatatTGTATTCAAGTATATCTAAAACATGTCTGTGATAAATCATAAACTGTCTTGCAGAAACATGTGTTCATGTATATACTATCAATCTAACAGATATTTGACTATGGGCCTTGGTATGCTTGATGACTGCTCTACAACGTACTCAGTCCTAACAACATCCCCGCCTCCTCACCTGTTTGTACACCTGATGATCATTAGTGGGTGTTTGGggataattatcaaaaaataacattatctGACATCAATGAcgtcaagaaaaaaacacatcctcttattttaattgtttttatttgtcttTCATACAAATATCTACAatattaatacaattttatatacttgaataaaaaagcaacatttttaacaatatgattAAATCAAGTTTGAATTCcataaattaaacaatataacTGTGTAAAGAAGCATATCAACGActatcttgtttaaaaaaatgcaagttGTTCTTGCCATCAAGGCACAATATGAAAACAAGATGAtctaatcaaaaataaaaacgatcagATGGAAAGCTGTACAGATATCGGGTCTGATCTACAACTAGTCGAAAAGTATGTACAAAAGCATGATGAGGAAACGTAGTCATGCAAACAATACAGAAAACACTTTCTTTCCTCCTTAATCAAAATGTATcttaaaaacaaacattactTTTCAAGTTGATTTCATTTCTGTTTGTctatttaatttcatataaacTGATGTTTTCTTCCATGAAAAAAAGAAACGACTTAAGGCACTAGCTCAGTATTTCTGATATTATGTCGtcctaaaaaattcaattttagatATTTGGAAATCCTAGTTCAAATGATTtccattatatataaaaaaaaaataaattaaaagtgaaaataaaaatttgaacacATTAAACATtgattctaaaaataaaatgtttaagagattgcactaaaatcaaaacttcattttaaaaataatttcaagcGAATGACAGTTAAGTTGAtcgataaaaaaaagtattaaaatggAGTTGAACACAAATGTCAGTGGTAGATGAATACAACATACCACTTCAATCTCTTATTGTAAAAGAATTTCACATTATaactgtaaataatgaaatattgccagttaaaaataaactttgaacacAACTGGTCTATACAGGCAAAGAAAGCATTGAAAGATGAAATAATTGACTAGGCAAATTCAATACAGAGAAACAGATtattgaaaatctttgaaaaagttTAATCTCTCccttataaaaaatgaaaatgatatccTTCACAGAAAGTAATCAACACATGCTTAGAATGGAAAGTAAGTATGAATAAATGGCTATATTTTGATCTTTTAAAGGCAGTGCAATGATACAAAAGCTAAATGGACatttctgttttcatttgatacaATAAAATTGTTCAGATTATGTTATATAAAAGTACACAACAATAATGATGCTAACAACATCAGAATTCTTCCAGCACTATAagtataatatttcaaaatgtaacaGATTTGTGTATGCTTctatatatacacataaaatAACAGCGTCACACAGCAACACTGTTTTATCATCAGAAAAAAGCAGTGATCAGCTTGTATTGCTTTGACATGGCATCATTGTAACAGACACATGGACCAACATTTTGATTCTCGGGTTGATTCAGAAAAAAATCTCTTCATTTTTTAGGAAAACCGAATGGTAAAAGAAGTCTTGTGAAAACAGAATTTAAGTGGAATGCATGATTTAGACTCGTGTGCATGTTTTATGCATGACTGAATTAAGTTAACCAGAGTATACTAGCTGCCTATTAAGTTAGTGTCAGTAACCTTCAAAACAGCAAGTACATGTTTGTGCTACCATGGTTTTCCCAGAAAGAGATTTAAATATAACTATGTACATACATAATTTAAGTTGCTGTAGTACATCTGGCCTCTTTAACATCAACAAAAATAGGTAAGGcctttcaaaacaaaacatgccattttttgttcaaatattcAGCTTGGAAAAACTGagatcaataataaaaaaacaacatgacaAGAGGCCTCTGCCCCTTATATCTTTCTGTGGCCAATGCATCTCACCTATCATCACAAAACTGCCTCAATTTCAAATCAAGCTACTTCATAACGATCTGAAAAGGCTACCGCTTTTTCAAAACATGCCTTGCTCTACATACCATCATCAGTGTCAATAAGGTTTAGAAAAGGATTTTTGAAACCAGAGGTTAAAAACTGCTTCCAAATGAAGCAAACGAAGTGATTTTGACTCACTTCAAAATTTGCAACCCAAACATTTGAGTGATTTGGACTCTCACTCATCATCTTTGTCAGCTTGAGGTTTGATATCACATGCTTCAAAAAGTTCCTCTGGAGTGTGACCCAGAAGGGTCTGCAAGTCACAAACAAATCTGTAGACGTATCGTTTTCCTGCTGTTTTGTggatgatatttttgtcataataatAACGAAGTCCTCTACTTAGTTTCTCATAGTtcatttttggtttgttttttcttattccccaTCTTCTGGCTACCTCGTCTGGGTCGGAGAGCTTGAACTCCCAGCCGTCGCCTGTCCAGCTGATGAAGTGCTGACAGTTTTTGTCTGTCAGCAGCTCAAGCAGGAACTGCCACAGCTGGATTGGTCCACTTCCTAGCAAACAGAAATGTTCAAACatgattcatatttttctttaaaccaaaaaaaaaaaaaacaaccccaatGCATTTCAAATTCTCAAAGATGcagtatacaaaaaatattttttgtttttttttcgatataacaaaataatttccaTTTGTAATACCGGGTACTATTTAATTAACTGTTCACACTTGGATAAACAATGCAATTAAAATAACTCCAATGTCTAGCAAGTTCTTTTTCTATGACTCATGAACATTactgttcaaattaaaattattccaCAGTGTGATACACAAAACTTTTCTAGAGTCTTTTTCAAATTAAGTACCTTTGAACAAGACGCATGTATCTCAACATACTGGTACAAAAAATTAGGCTTACATTCCTTTGTCTTATTTAGTTAAAGTCCTACTGGCAAAATCAGAATACTTTCAGCATTTTTGATGAATCAAATAAACATCAGATGGAATCCTTACCAGAATAGCCGACCATGGCTGGAAAGTTGCTTGGTTTGACCTCGGACTGAGGGAAGGAGAGATCGGTGGGTGAGGACTGGAGGCTTCGCGACACGCCCATGTTCAGGCCCCCTCGGTACTCAGATGACCAGCTGTCATTGAGGCTGCTCTCGGAGCAGTCTGACCAAATGTACTCCTGCTTAATGCTTGGGACCATCTGGTTCTGGTATACATGACTGTATTGGTATCGGGCATCCTGCCTCATGTACTGACCTACAATATCATCGACATCCACAATTAAAACTCTACAGAAACTTGACAGTGCTAGTCCAGTTCGGCTTGTATGCtatcatttcaaatttcaaaactttGTCAAGAATAAGAGAGTACCCAAATAAAGTTGcatttcattctttttatagatttaaaatacaatctacaaaaattttaaagaccaattcttttttttttttttgaatatcaagtGTGAGTACTTACCATGGCAGATTTCTGGCAGCACTGGAGGTTGATATTTCTGTTCAGGGATGGGGGGATAGAACTCGGTGGTGGGGCTGTTTTCTGATGAATAGTAGTGAGGAATCGACTCCAAACTCTGGCAGTCTGAATGGTCCTCATAAGTTCGGCTGTTTGGGGAATCTCCCACATCATTCAAAGCTTGCATGGATTCTGTTATTGCTCCATAAGCACCTGAAAAcagaataaaaaatttaattttatttaaaaaaaaatttgtcattGCACCAAGAGgctgtattaaaaaatatttagtaaattatttttcttgtatAACAGACGCTTTCTTACATGTTTGTGCACTTGGGACCTTGCCATCACTGAGTCTATAagctgaaattttgttttcaacctGACTGgaaaatccttcaaaaaataacacaaaacaGAGTTATATATCCATAAAAATTAATGCTTGGGAGAAAGTAATTTTTTGATTGGCATTTTTCagtattatatttatttcatgctTTTTTACCACACAGAACAAAGCCCAATACAGATTTAAGATGCATGTAGCAGATGGTCTGTTGTTTACCTTGAATGGGAAAGCGGTCTCCAAACTCAGGCATGCAGACGGGTTCACTATAGCTACTGGGTGCACTACCAAGACTTGGATGCTCATGTGTTACATCTGTACAGAATACAGTCAAACCATAAATACAAGGAAACAAGGTCAGTTAGTGACCAAAAGACATTGGAAATGAGTAAAGTTAACAAAATAGCAAtaagtttctttaaaaaaaagtccttCTTCTTTTTGATGCTTTTACgttttatttcaatcttttcGATGTTATGTGTTGATTCAATTCTCAGTTTGGTTTTCCAAATATTGTTTACCGGTAATTAATATGTTGTGGGTGTTTTATTAGTACATTACAACAATCGACTAGATGGAAGGCTTATCAAACCAAACAACTGTTACTCATGCGAAAAACAATATAGTTATATAATAGCGTAGTTTTCATGCATGTTTAGGCAATCATTTCTCACCTTTCTTCAGAATTTC from Crassostrea angulata isolate pt1a10 chromosome 7, ASM2561291v2, whole genome shotgun sequence includes:
- the LOC128192765 gene encoding transforming protein p54/c-ets-1-like isoform X1, with amino-acid sequence MELDLCAIDAGLENVEFFSSEVTNTSKMPKTRLRIPKTVTYSSELTQEIHRLNNVLQQERPVGVPLRQRSMDDQLLISRQSSCDDHMVMTRQYSFDEQRPLLSRQESSDDHRVPSLSNIQKVPSISDLTDDDIPSTTTVPPLTPGTTQKMSQAVHESFKTFEREQQKFHISNDPSQWSETHVMVWLKWIAQEFNILGINPANFAMRGKDLCQLKRDEFLDLAPPYLGEIMWEHLEILKKDVTHEHPSLGSAPSSYSEPVCMPEFGDRFPIQGFSSQVENKISAYRLSDGKVPSAQTCAYGAITESMQALNDVGDSPNSRTYEDHSDCQSLESIPHYYSSENSPTTEFYPPIPEQKYQPPVLPEICHGQYMRQDARYQYSHVYQNQMVPSIKQEYIWSDCSESSLNDSWSSEYRGGLNMGVSRSLQSSPTDLSFPQSEVKPSNFPAMVGYSGSGPIQLWQFLLELLTDKNCQHFISWTGDGWEFKLSDPDEVARRWGIRKNKPKMNYEKLSRGLRYYYDKNIIHKTAGKRYVYRFVCDLQTLLGHTPEELFEACDIKPQADKDDE
- the LOC128192765 gene encoding protein C-ets-1-like isoform X4, with protein sequence MGILSNEALAFLYERDVQRVPDVFSAALEAIGVCLLDVELEDIPSTTTVPPLTPGTTQKMSQAVHESFKTFEREQQKFHISNDPSQWSETHVMVWLKWIAQEFNILGINPANFAMRGKDLCQLKRDEFLDLAPPYLGEIMWEHLEILKKDVTHEHPSLGSAPSSYSEPVCMPEFGDRFPIQGFSSQVENKISAYRLSDGKVPSAQTCAYGAITESMQALNDVGDSPNSRTYEDHSDCQSLESIPHYYSSENSPTTEFYPPIPEQKYQPPVLPEICHGQYMRQDARYQYSHVYQNQMVPSIKQEYIWSDCSESSLNDSWSSEYRGGLNMGVSRSLQSSPTDLSFPQSEVKPSNFPAMVGYSGSGPIQLWQFLLELLTDKNCQHFISWTGDGWEFKLSDPDEVARRWGIRKNKPKMNYEKLSRGLRYYYDKNIIHKTAGKRYVYRFVCDLQTLLGHTPEELFEACDIKPQADKDDE
- the LOC128192765 gene encoding protein C-ets-2-like isoform X3; translation: MIKEKPESEMICPPTTQAKTKNSRGIFLLPSWHTHGRQNDDHLKNDIPSTTTVPPLTPGTTQKMSQAVHESFKTFEREQQKFHISNDPSQWSETHVMVWLKWIAQEFNILGINPANFAMRGKDLCQLKRDEFLDLAPPYLGEIMWEHLEILKKDVTHEHPSLGSAPSSYSEPVCMPEFGDRFPIQGFSSQVENKISAYRLSDGKVPSAQTCAYGAITESMQALNDVGDSPNSRTYEDHSDCQSLESIPHYYSSENSPTTEFYPPIPEQKYQPPVLPEICHGQYMRQDARYQYSHVYQNQMVPSIKQEYIWSDCSESSLNDSWSSEYRGGLNMGVSRSLQSSPTDLSFPQSEVKPSNFPAMVGYSGSGPIQLWQFLLELLTDKNCQHFISWTGDGWEFKLSDPDEVARRWGIRKNKPKMNYEKLSRGLRYYYDKNIIHKTAGKRYVYRFVCDLQTLLGHTPEELFEACDIKPQADKDDE
- the LOC128192765 gene encoding protein c-ets-1-A-like isoform X2, coding for MELDLCAIDAGLENVEFFSSEVTNTSKMPKTRLRIPKTVTYSSELTQEIHRLNNVLQQERPVGVPLRQRSMDDQLLISRQSSCDDHMVMTRQYSFDEQRPLLSRQESSDDHRVPSLSNIQKVPSISDLTDDDIPSTTTVPPLTPGTTQKMSQAVHESFKTFEREQQKFHISNDPSQWSETHVMVWLKWIAQEFNILGINPANFAMRGKDLCQLKRDEFLDLAPPYLGEIMWEHLEILKKGFSSQVENKISAYRLSDGKVPSAQTCAYGAITESMQALNDVGDSPNSRTYEDHSDCQSLESIPHYYSSENSPTTEFYPPIPEQKYQPPVLPEICHGQYMRQDARYQYSHVYQNQMVPSIKQEYIWSDCSESSLNDSWSSEYRGGLNMGVSRSLQSSPTDLSFPQSEVKPSNFPAMVGYSGSGPIQLWQFLLELLTDKNCQHFISWTGDGWEFKLSDPDEVARRWGIRKNKPKMNYEKLSRGLRYYYDKNIIHKTAGKRYVYRFVCDLQTLLGHTPEELFEACDIKPQADKDDE